The proteins below are encoded in one region of Cololabis saira isolate AMF1-May2022 chromosome 11, fColSai1.1, whole genome shotgun sequence:
- the LOC133454854 gene encoding calmodulin-alpha-like — MADQLTEEQIAEFKEAFYLFDKDGDGTITTKELGTVMRSLGQNPTEAELQDMINEVDADGNGTIDFPEFLTMMARKMKDTDSEEEIREAFRVFNKDGHGRQQLL; from the coding sequence ATGGCTGACCAACTAACAGAAGAGCAGATTGCTGAATTCAAGGAGGCCTTCTACCTGTTTGATAAAGATGGAGATGGTACCATCACCACCAAAGAACTGGGCACCGTCATGAGGTCACTAGGTCAAAACCCAACTGAGGCTGAACTCCAGGACATGATAAACGAGGTGGACGCTGATGGCAACGGTACCATTGACTTCCCCGAGTTCCTTACAATGATGGCAAGGAAGATGAAGGACACGGACAGTGAGGAGGAGATCAGGGAGGCGTTCAGAGTCTTCAATAAGGACGGTCATGGGCGTCAGCAGCTTTTGTAA